In the Brienomyrus brachyistius isolate T26 unplaced genomic scaffold, BBRACH_0.4 scaffold105, whole genome shotgun sequence genome, one interval contains:
- the LOC125727628 gene encoding voltage-dependent anion-selective channel protein 1: MAVPPTYADLGKSARDIFTKGYGFGLIKLDLKTKSENGLEFTSSGSANTETSKVMGSLETKYKWAEHGLTFTEKWNTDNTLGTEITLEDQLLKGLKLTFDSSFSPNTGKKSGKIKTAYKREHINMGCDVDYDINGTALHGALVVGYEGWLAGYQTTFEAGKNRVTQSNFAVGYKTDEFQLHTNVNDGTEFGGSIYQKVNDKLETAVNLAWTAGNSNTRFGIAAKYQIDADASFSVKVNNSSLVGLGYTQTLKPGIKLTLSALLDGKNINAGGHKLGLGLEFEA, from the exons ATGGCAGTACCGCCCACTTACGCTGACCTCGGCAAGTCTGCCAGGGACATCTTCACCAAGGGATACG GGTTCGGCCTTATCAAGCTGGACTTGAAAACCAAGTCGGAAAATGGACTG GAATTCACCAGCTCGGGGTCGGCCAACACGGAAACCAGCAAAGTGATGGGCAGCTTGGAGACCAAGTACAAGTGGGCGGAGCACGGGCTGACCTTCACGGAGAAGTGGAACACGGATAACACCCTGGGCACTGAGATCACCTTGGAGGACCag TTGCTCAAAGGCCTGAAACTGACCTTcgattcctccttctctccgaACACCGG AAAGAAGAGCGGGAAGATCAAGACGGCCTACAAGAGGGAGCACATTAATATGGGCTGCGACGTGGACTACGACATCAACGGGACTGCCCTGCACGGGGCCCTGGTGGTCGGCTACGAGGGCTGGCTGGCCGGCTACCAGACAACTTTCGAGGCTGGAAAGAACAGGGTGACCCAGAGCAACTTCGCCGTGGGATACAAAACGGACGAGTTCCAGCTGCACACCAATGT CAACGACGGCACGGAATTCGGAGGCTCCATCTACCAGAAGGTGAACGACAAGCTGGAGACGGCAGTGAACCTAGCCTGGACGGCGGGAAACAGCAACACCCGCTTCGGCATCGCCGCTAAATACCAGATTGACGCGGATGCCTCCTTTTCT GTCAAAGTCAATAATTCCAGTCTTGTGGGACTTGGTTACACTCAAACTCTGAAACCGG GTATAAAGCTGACCCTCTCTGCCCTCCTGGATGGGAAGAACATCAATGCCGGTGGACATAAATTGGGACTGGGCCTGGAATTTGAGGCATAG